In Lapillicoccus jejuensis, the DNA window CGCGGCCACCGCCTTCGCGGCCTACCAGGGCGGCGACCGGCAGCGCCTCGCCGAGCTCGTCGACCTGCTCACCCCGCTGCTCTGGCACACCGTGCGCGCGCAGCGGGTCCCGTACGACGTCGCGGAGGACGTCGTCCAGACGACCTGGCTGCGCCTCGTGCACGGGGCCGACGCGATCCACGACCCGGCGGCCGTGCTGGCCTGGCTCGTCACCACGGCCAAGCGGGAGAGCTGGCGGGTCGTGCGCGACCTGCGGCGGACGCAGGCGCTGCCCGACGAGCAGGAACGCGACGAGCTGCCCGACGAGACCGGTCCGGGACCGGAGGCCGCCACCCTCGCGGGGCTCGACGGACGGGTCCTGTGGGAGCACGTGCGGGCCCTGCCCGAGCGGTGCCGCAGCCTGCTGCGCGTCGTCGCCTTCTCCGACCGACCCGACTACGCCACCGTCGCGCAGGCCCTCGGCATGCCCATCGGCAGCATCGGCCCCACCCGGGGCCGCTGCCTGGCCAAGCTGCGCCACCTGCTCGACGCCGACCCGCACTGGGGGGACACCCGATGACCGACGACCTCACGACCCCGTCGCCTCAGGAGCAGGCGCTCGCCGCCGGCACCCTCGACACCGTCGACCTCGACGCGCTCACGCACCTGCGCCGGCTGTGGGAGGCGGTCGATCCCGTCCCCACCGGTCTCACCGAGCGGATCCGCTTCGCCATCAGCCTCGGCGACCTCGAGGCCGAGGTCGCCCGGCTCCAGCGCGAGGGCGTGCC includes these proteins:
- a CDS encoding RNA polymerase sigma factor, with product MTTDVPADRTPPAAAPASTLAQRAATAFAAYQGGDRQRLAELVDLLTPLLWHTVRAQRVPYDVAEDVVQTTWLRLVHGADAIHDPAAVLAWLVTTAKRESWRVVRDLRRTQALPDEQERDELPDETGPGPEAATLAGLDGRVLWEHVRALPERCRSLLRVVAFSDRPDYATVAQALGMPIGSIGPTRGRCLAKLRHLLDADPHWGDTR